The following proteins come from a genomic window of Kitasatospora sp. NBC_01246:
- a CDS encoding glycosyltransferase family 2 protein encodes MTVYSHQSGFTAARPPAYPRHLVTAVIVSHDGARWLPQALAGLLGQDRQVQRVLAVDTGSTDSSPQLLADTLADWLPESGPIVLGRRAGFGTAVGEAVFNSPPLRPEDLPYRLDPSGYDPVTGGWDDFGDPLGHEDDLGRGGPRETQPVEWLWLLHDDCEPQTDALRRLLQVADSTPSAAVVGPKLRSWYDRRQLLEVGVTIARSGRRWTGLDRREQDQGQHDQVRPVLAVSTAGMLVRRDVFEELGGFDRALPLMRDDTDFCWRVNAAGHRVVVAPDAVLRHAEAASRERRAIDCGPSHPHRLDKAGAVYTLLANSKGALFPYVLLRLVLGTLLRVVTNLLGKDPKQAFDELAGLGHELLRLPRLLAARKRRARLRAADALDDRSLFPAPGATARLAVEGVIGSLGIGGGDDSGAGRHGSVEAGPGDEDSEDLVVEQFTLIKKLARRPAPVLFAALLVFALVACRALFGAGALFGGALLPATGGAGGLWSMYADAWHPVGTGSTAAAPPYLAVLSVLSWALFDHADLAVTLLVVLAVPLAAVSAYLVSRPLLDSKLVRAWASATYALLPAATGALAQGRIGTAVLAVLLPPLARAAAISAGLGIRAESAAKGARPGWRPVWMTVLLLTLATAFVPLAWALAVPLCLAMLAAAVVRGGAFGSGGAALRLLGLRVLVILGAPVLVLAPWSLQVLSHPQLLLLEAGLPGLHGGGANAVGLLLVNPGGAGVPPVWLSAGVVLAALAALLRADRRRAVLAAWGAAGAGLVFAVAVAGTSVTPASGGPAVPAWAGPASLLAGIALLAAAAIGADGANARVAGIAFGWRQPVAALVVAAAVLAPLGTGVWWAVTGADGPLHRAPAAQVPAFIAEEAGTSDRARTLVVTGDPKGGSVRYTLVRGAGVTLGQAESTVDPATGTTERLDKVVGSLLAGSGADQAEVLSDYGIAYVLVDQPAIGAFKDVLDTTPGLVKANQDGGTALWQVNGTPATRALITAPGTTPVAVPSGERDLDTAVPAGPEGRVLRLAEAAGPEWKATLDGTALEATTVDGWAQGFKLPAAAGKLVVTREGGLLHTGWIWAQLLLGLTVLVLALPGRRNHKDDDLPEEVVAAAALAAAAQAQAPAPGSRRARRMAERGEGGEGGDGDGEGGVYEGRPGAIPPQPAGEPPVEAVQAAAAVQEAEQYADPYQTYQQADPYSYGSYPAQQPTAAPYGGGQEYGGDGYQQQAYPQGGQQGYDPYQQDQQYGGYDPYQQDGQQPWVPGQPQGEPYYDPNDPNDPNNPNNPNGPGRYPHHHGSGS; translated from the coding sequence ATGACCGTCTACAGCCACCAGAGCGGCTTCACCGCTGCCAGGCCGCCCGCCTATCCGCGCCACCTGGTCACCGCGGTGATCGTCTCGCACGACGGGGCCCGCTGGCTGCCACAGGCCCTCGCCGGCCTGCTCGGCCAGGACCGTCAGGTCCAGCGGGTGCTCGCCGTCGACACCGGCTCCACCGACAGCTCCCCGCAGTTGCTCGCCGACACCCTCGCCGACTGGCTCCCGGAGAGCGGCCCGATCGTCCTCGGCCGCCGGGCCGGCTTCGGCACCGCCGTCGGCGAGGCCGTCTTCAACAGCCCGCCGCTGCGCCCCGAGGACCTCCCCTACCGGCTCGACCCGTCCGGCTACGACCCGGTCACCGGCGGCTGGGACGACTTCGGCGACCCGCTCGGCCACGAGGACGACCTCGGCCGCGGCGGCCCCAGGGAGACCCAGCCGGTCGAGTGGCTCTGGCTGCTGCACGACGACTGCGAGCCGCAGACCGACGCGCTGCGCCGCCTCCTCCAAGTCGCCGACTCCACCCCCAGCGCCGCCGTCGTCGGCCCCAAGCTGCGCAGCTGGTACGACCGCCGCCAGCTGCTGGAGGTGGGCGTCACCATCGCCCGCTCCGGCCGCCGCTGGACCGGCCTCGACCGCCGCGAGCAGGACCAGGGTCAGCACGACCAGGTCCGCCCGGTGCTCGCCGTCTCCACCGCCGGCATGCTGGTCCGCCGCGACGTCTTCGAGGAGCTCGGCGGCTTCGACCGGGCGCTGCCGCTGATGCGCGACGACACCGACTTCTGCTGGCGGGTCAACGCCGCCGGCCACCGCGTCGTGGTCGCCCCCGACGCCGTGCTGCGGCACGCCGAGGCGGCCAGCCGCGAGCGCCGCGCGATCGACTGCGGCCCCTCCCACCCGCACCGGCTGGACAAGGCCGGCGCCGTCTACACCCTGCTCGCCAACTCCAAGGGCGCGCTCTTCCCGTACGTCCTGCTGCGGCTGGTGCTCGGCACCCTGCTGCGGGTGGTCACCAACCTGCTCGGCAAGGACCCGAAGCAGGCCTTCGACGAACTCGCCGGTCTCGGCCACGAACTGCTCCGGCTGCCCCGGCTGCTGGCGGCCCGCAAACGCCGGGCCCGGCTGCGGGCCGCCGACGCCCTGGACGACCGCTCGCTCTTCCCGGCGCCCGGAGCCACCGCCCGGCTCGCCGTCGAGGGCGTGATCGGCTCGCTCGGCATAGGGGGCGGCGACGACTCCGGGGCCGGCCGGCACGGCTCGGTCGAGGCCGGCCCGGGCGACGAGGACTCCGAGGACCTGGTCGTCGAGCAGTTCACGCTGATCAAGAAGCTGGCCCGTCGCCCGGCGCCGGTCCTGTTCGCCGCGCTGCTGGTCTTCGCGCTGGTCGCCTGCCGCGCCCTGTTCGGCGCCGGCGCCCTGTTCGGCGGCGCGCTGCTGCCCGCCACCGGCGGCGCCGGCGGCCTCTGGTCGATGTACGCGGACGCCTGGCACCCCGTCGGCACCGGCTCCACCGCGGCGGCGCCGCCGTACCTCGCGGTGCTGTCGGTGCTCTCCTGGGCGCTGTTCGACCACGCCGACCTCGCGGTCACCCTGCTGGTCGTCCTCGCCGTGCCGCTCGCCGCCGTCAGCGCCTACCTGGTCTCCCGGCCGCTGCTCGACTCCAAACTGGTCCGTGCCTGGGCCAGCGCCACCTACGCCCTGCTGCCCGCGGCCACCGGCGCGCTCGCCCAGGGCCGGATCGGCACCGCCGTCCTCGCCGTCCTGCTGCCGCCGCTGGCCCGCGCGGCCGCGATCTCCGCCGGCCTCGGCATCCGCGCCGAGAGCGCCGCCAAGGGCGCCCGGCCCGGCTGGCGCCCGGTCTGGATGACCGTCCTGCTGCTCACCCTCGCCACCGCCTTCGTGCCGCTGGCGTGGGCGCTGGCCGTGCCGCTCTGCCTGGCCATGCTCGCCGCCGCCGTGGTGCGCGGCGGGGCGTTCGGCTCCGGCGGGGCCGCGCTGCGGCTGCTCGGGCTGCGCGTGCTGGTGATCCTCGGCGCGCCGGTGCTGGTGCTCGCGCCCTGGTCGCTGCAGGTGCTCTCGCACCCCCAGCTGCTGCTGCTGGAGGCCGGTCTGCCCGGTCTGCACGGCGGCGGCGCGAACGCCGTCGGCCTGCTGCTGGTCAACCCGGGCGGCGCCGGAGTGCCGCCGGTCTGGCTCTCGGCGGGCGTGGTGCTCGCCGCGCTGGCCGCGCTGCTGCGCGCCGACCGCCGCCGCGCGGTGCTCGCCGCCTGGGGCGCCGCCGGCGCCGGCCTGGTCTTCGCGGTCGCGGTGGCGGGCACCTCGGTGACCCCCGCCTCCGGCGGCCCGGCCGTGCCCGCGTGGGCCGGCCCGGCCTCGCTGCTCGCCGGCATCGCCCTGCTGGCCGCCGCCGCGATCGGCGCCGACGGCGCCAACGCCCGGGTGGCCGGCATCGCCTTCGGCTGGCGCCAGCCGGTCGCCGCCCTGGTGGTGGCCGCCGCGGTGCTCGCCCCGCTCGGCACCGGCGTCTGGTGGGCCGTCACCGGGGCCGACGGCCCGCTGCACCGGGCCCCGGCCGCCCAGGTGCCCGCGTTCATCGCCGAGGAGGCCGGCACCAGCGACCGGGCCCGCACCCTGGTCGTCACCGGCGACCCGAAGGGCGGCTCGGTCCGCTACACCCTGGTGCGCGGCGCCGGGGTGACGCTCGGCCAGGCCGAGTCCACCGTGGACCCGGCCACCGGCACCACCGAGCGCCTCGACAAGGTGGTCGGCAGCCTGCTGGCCGGCTCCGGAGCCGACCAGGCCGAGGTGCTGTCCGACTACGGCATCGCCTACGTGCTGGTCGACCAGCCGGCGATCGGCGCCTTCAAGGACGTCCTGGACACCACCCCGGGCCTGGTCAAGGCCAACCAGGACGGCGGCACCGCGCTCTGGCAGGTCAACGGCACGCCCGCGACCCGCGCCCTGATCACCGCCCCCGGCACCACCCCCGTGGCGGTGCCGTCCGGCGAGCGCGACCTCGACACCGCCGTTCCGGCCGGTCCCGAGGGCCGGGTGCTGCGCCTCGCCGAGGCGGCCGGCCCCGAGTGGAAGGCGACCCTCGACGGCACCGCGCTGGAGGCCACCACCGTCGACGGCTGGGCGCAGGGCTTCAAGCTCCCGGCCGCCGCCGGCAAGCTGGTGGTCACCCGTGAGGGCGGCCTGCTGCACACCGGCTGGATCTGGGCCCAGCTGCTGCTCGGCCTGACCGTCCTGGTGCTGGCGCTGCCCGGCCGCCGCAACCACAAGGACGACGACCTGCCCGAGGAGGTCGTCGCCGCCGCCGCGCTGGCGGCCGCCGCCCAGGCGCAGGCGCCCGCCCCCGGCAGCCGCCGGGCCCGCCGGATGGCCGAACGCGGCGAGGGCGGCGAAGGCGGCGACGGGGACGGCGAGGGCGGCGTGTACGAGGGCCGTCCGGGCGCGATCCCGCCGCAGCCCGCGGGCGAACCGCCGGTCGAGGCGGTCCAGGCGGCCGCGGCCGTCCAGGAGGCCGAGCAGTACGCAGACCCGTACCAGACGTACCAGCAGGCCGACCCGTACAGCTACGGCTCCTACCCGGCCCAGCAGCCGACCGCCGCGCCGTACGGCGGCGGCCAGGAGTACGGCGGCGACGGGTACCAGCAGCAGGCCTACCCGCAGGGCGGCCAGCAGGGCTACGACCCGTACCAGCAGGACCAGCAGTACGGCGGCTACGACCCCTACCAGCAGGACGGGCAGCAGCCGTGGGTGCCGGGGCAGCCGCAGGGCGAGCCCTACTACGACCCGAACGATCCGAATGACCCCAACAACCCCAACAACCCCAACGGGCCGGGCCGGTACCCGCACCACCACGGATCGGGGAGCTGA
- a CDS encoding WhiB family transcriptional regulator translates to MSELFELLIGDGIEEEEEELGWQERALCAQTDPESFFPEKGGSTREAKKVCLACEVRSECLEYALANDERFGIWGGLSERERRRLKKSAV, encoded by the coding sequence ATGAGCGAGCTCTTTGAGCTGTTGATCGGTGACGGCATCGAGGAGGAGGAAGAAGAACTCGGTTGGCAGGAGCGCGCGCTGTGCGCCCAGACCGACCCCGAGTCCTTCTTCCCGGAGAAGGGCGGCTCCACCCGCGAGGCCAAGAAGGTCTGCCTCGCCTGCGAGGTCCGCTCCGAGTGCCTGGAGTACGCCCTCGCCAACGACGAGCGGTTCGGCATCTGGGGCGGCCTCTCCGAGCGCGAGCGCCGTCGGCTCAAGAAGAGCGCGGTCTGA
- the cofD gene encoding 2-phospho-L-lactate transferase — MRIVALAGGIGGARFLRGLKEALGPQDEITVIGNTGDDIHLYGLKVCPDLDTVMYTLGGGINEEQGWGRTDETWSIKAEMKEYGVGPEWFGLGDRDFATHLVRSQMLTAGYTLSQVTEALCVRWQPGVRLLPMSDDRVETHVRITDADGTRAIHFQEYWVRLHAAVDAEAIVPVGADTAKPAPGVLEAIAAADVILFPPSNPVVSIGTILAVPGIRAAVAAAAAPVVGLSPIIGGAPVRGMADKVLAAVGVEATAAAVALDYGADLLDGWLVDTADEASVGAVEAGGIACRAVPLLMTDVAATAEMARAALALAELVRA, encoded by the coding sequence ATGCGCATCGTGGCACTGGCAGGCGGAATCGGTGGGGCGCGCTTCCTGCGCGGACTCAAGGAGGCCCTCGGCCCGCAGGACGAGATCACCGTCATCGGCAACACCGGCGACGACATCCACCTCTACGGCCTGAAGGTCTGCCCCGACCTCGACACCGTGATGTACACCCTCGGCGGCGGCATCAACGAGGAGCAGGGCTGGGGCCGCACCGACGAGACCTGGTCGATCAAGGCCGAGATGAAGGAGTACGGCGTCGGGCCCGAGTGGTTCGGGCTCGGCGACCGCGACTTCGCCACCCACCTCGTCCGCAGCCAGATGCTCACCGCCGGGTACACCCTCAGCCAGGTCACCGAGGCGCTCTGCGTGCGCTGGCAGCCGGGGGTGCGGCTGCTGCCGATGAGCGACGACCGGGTCGAGACCCACGTGCGGATCACCGACGCGGACGGCACCCGGGCCATCCACTTCCAGGAGTACTGGGTCCGGCTGCACGCCGCCGTCGACGCCGAGGCGATCGTCCCGGTCGGCGCGGACACCGCCAAGCCCGCGCCCGGCGTGCTGGAGGCCATCGCCGCCGCCGACGTCATCCTGTTCCCGCCGTCCAATCCGGTGGTCTCGATCGGCACCATCCTCGCCGTGCCCGGCATCCGGGCCGCGGTGGCCGCAGCCGCGGCACCGGTGGTCGGGCTCTCCCCGATCATCGGCGGGGCCCCGGTCCGCGGCATGGCCGACAAGGTGCTGGCCGCCGTCGGCGTCGAGGCGACCGCGGCGGCGGTCGCCCTGGACTACGGCGCCGACCTGCTGGACGGCTGGCTGGTGGACACCGCCGACGAGGCCTCGGTCGGCGCGGTCGAGGCCGGCGGGATCGCCTGCCGGGCCGTGCCGCTGCTGATGACGGACGTCGCGGCGACCGCCGAGATGGCC
- a CDS encoding cysteine dioxygenase, whose protein sequence is MRMNRIRKRNRDRNKLTRRGLAPTTPPPAAARPSRGWADGLSDVSIAGDPLAFPHLARTDLPGHPTTVAGYARLVREIAADRARWEPLVRYDALTRWYARLETGPGYEVWLLSWLPGQSSGFHDHGVSSGVMSVVRGELIERSLTHAGEGARTLRPGGQRVFSSGYLHEVVNGALEPAVSIHLYTPGLTEMNQYGGGATVPEQHPQEQAEAR, encoded by the coding sequence GTGCGCATGAACCGCATCCGCAAGCGGAACCGCGACCGCAACAAGCTCACCCGCCGCGGCCTCGCGCCCACCACGCCTCCCCCGGCGGCCGCCCGGCCCTCCCGCGGCTGGGCCGACGGACTGAGCGACGTCTCCATCGCCGGCGACCCGCTGGCCTTCCCGCACCTGGCCCGCACCGACCTGCCCGGCCACCCCACCACCGTCGCCGGCTACGCCCGGCTGGTCCGCGAGATCGCCGCCGACCGCGCCCGCTGGGAGCCGCTGGTCCGCTACGACGCGCTCACCCGCTGGTACGCCCGGCTGGAGACCGGCCCCGGCTACGAGGTCTGGCTGCTCAGCTGGCTGCCCGGCCAGAGCAGCGGCTTCCACGACCACGGCGTCTCCTCCGGGGTGATGAGCGTCGTCCGGGGCGAGCTGATCGAGCGCTCCCTCACGCACGCGGGCGAGGGTGCCCGCACCCTGCGCCCGGGCGGGCAGCGGGTGTTCTCCTCCGGGTACCTGCACGAGGTGGTCAACGGCGCGCTGGAGCCCGCCGTCTCCATCCACCTCTACACGCCCGGGCTGACCGAGATGAACCAGTACGGCGGCGGCGCCACCGTCCCCGAGCAGCACCCGCAGGAGCAGGCCGAGGCCCGCTGA